The Erigeron canadensis isolate Cc75 chromosome 4, C_canadensis_v1, whole genome shotgun sequence genome window below encodes:
- the LOC122598054 gene encoding pentatricopeptide repeat-containing protein At5g46100, with translation MGLRDMAMRSKAIIKWPKQVTTTLVWQLIKAEKNVEKAVMLFDSATAEYANGFQHDDKTYGLIISKLLSANQFKFAEDFVERMRKEECKVTEEILLSICRAYGRVHKPHDVMRIFGKMKEYECEPTLKGYVTVFSILVDENQLKVALKFYKYMRQLGFPPNVPSLNVLIKALSKNSGTMDSAIRIFREMPKHGCIPDTYTYGTLINGLCRLGKVSEAKELLKEMESKGCSPSVVTYTSLIHGLCQLNNLDEAMRFLQEMEDKSIIPNVYTYSSLINGLCKNGRSSEAMELLEVMVGKRHRPNMVTYSTLLHGLCKERNLLDALKIFDRMKLQGLKPDAGLYWKVIEIFCDDQKFQEAANFLEEMVFEGIPVKRVTWSLHFKIHNTVVRGLCRVNDSNRAFSLYHSMRSKGICVDAETFEFLVGLFCKKHDVYKAIRVFDEMVIDGCIPSKDTWCDLVRRVWVKQKAQEANDFINELVAVNQI, from the coding sequence ATGGGTTTGCGCGATATGGCGATGAGAAGCAAAGCAATTATCAAATGGCCAAAACAAGTAACCACAACTTTAGTTTGGCAGTTGATTAAAGCTGAAAAAAATGTAGAAAAAGCTGTAATGCTATTTGATTCCGCAACAGCAGAGTATGCTAATGGATTTCAACACGATGACAAGACTTACGGGCTTATTATCTCGAAGTTGTTGTCTGCAAATCAGTTTAAATTTGCAGAGGATTTTGTTGAAAGAATGAGAAAAGAGGAATGTAAAGTTACTGAAGAAATACTTTTATCTATATGCAGAGCTTACGGACGGGTGCATAAGCCTCATGACGTTATGAGGATTTTCGGAAAGATGAAGGAATATGAATGTGAACCCACGTTGAAAGGTTATGTTACGGTGTTCTCGATTCTTGTTGATGAAAACCAGTTGAAAGTAGCTTTGAAGTTCTACAAGTATATGAGACAGTTGGGTTTTCCTCCAAATGTTCCTTCGCTTAATGTCTTGATTAAAGCACTTTCCAAGAATAGTGGAACCATGGATTCTGCAATTAGGATATTTCGTGAAATGCCTAAACACGGGTGTATTCCAGATACTTACACATATGGCACACTGATTAACGGGTTGTGTAGATTGGGGAAGGTTAGTGAAGCCAAGGAGCTTCTAAAGGAGATGGAGAGTAAAGGCTGTTCACCAAGTGTTGTCACCTACACAAGTTTAATTCACGGGTTATGCCAATTGAATAATTTGGATGAAGCTATGAGATTTCTTCAAGAAATGGAGGATAAGAGTATTATTCCTAATGTTTATACATACAGTTCTCTTATAAATGGTCTTTGCAAAAACGGGCGGAGTTCTGAGGCCATGGAGCTCTTGGAGGTGATGGTTGGAAAACGCCATAGGCCCAATATGGTAACTTACAGCACGTTACTTCATGGATTATGTAAAGAAAGGAACCTCCTTGATGCTTTAAAGATATTTGATAGGATGAAGCTTCAAGGGTTAAAACCAGATGCGGGTCTGTATTGGAAAGTTATAGAAATCTTTTGTGACGATCAGAAATTTCAAGAAGCGGCAAACTTTCTTGAGGAAATGGTATTTGAAGGAATTCCAGTAAAGCGAGTAACTTGGAGTCTTCATTTTAAGATTCATAATACTGTGGTTCGAGGTCTTTGTAGAGTGAATGATTCAAACCGTGCATTTTCGTTATACCATAGTATGCGGAGTAAGGGAATTTGTGTTGATGCTGAAACTTTTGAATTTCTGGTTGGTCTTTTTTGTAAGAAACATGATGTTTATAAGGCCATTCGTGTCTTTGATGAGATGGTAATTGATGGATGCATTCCTAGTAAAGATACATGGTGTGATTTGGTGCGTAGAGTCTGGGTAAAACAAAAGGCGCAAGAAGCTAATGACTTTATAAATGAACTTGTAGCTGTAAATCAGATTTGA